A section of the Candidatus Baltobacteraceae bacterium genome encodes:
- a CDS encoding sigma-70 family RNA polymerase sigma factor — translation MSPSADELARAFARGEAWAYEAAYRIHGDALYAAAMSVLRDAPDAQDCVHDVMARLWQRRHTFTPERGSLRAFLAVCARNEALTRSRNAGTRERILTRVVAPAAPSPDHSDVVAERESIERALSALTERQRETIQMAYYQCLTHFEIAERTGEPVGTVKSRLSGALRRLREFFAAQESTHV, via the coding sequence ATGTCACCCTCGGCTGACGAGCTCGCACGCGCGTTTGCACGCGGTGAAGCCTGGGCCTACGAGGCCGCGTACCGTATCCACGGCGACGCGTTATACGCGGCAGCCATGAGCGTGCTGCGCGACGCGCCCGACGCCCAAGATTGCGTTCACGACGTCATGGCTCGATTGTGGCAGCGCCGTCACACGTTTACGCCGGAACGGGGTTCGCTGCGGGCGTTTCTTGCCGTGTGCGCGCGCAACGAAGCTCTGACGCGGTCGCGCAACGCCGGTACGCGCGAACGCATTCTCACGCGCGTCGTCGCTCCCGCCGCGCCGTCGCCGGATCACAGCGACGTCGTGGCCGAGCGCGAATCGATCGAGCGGGCGCTGAGCGCGCTTACGGAAAGGCAGCGCGAAACGATACAGATGGCCTACTATCAGTGTTTGACGCATTTCGAGATCGCCGAACGAACCGGCGAGCCGGTGGGAACCGTGAAAAGCAGGTTGTCGGGCGCGTTGCGGCGTCTGCGCGAGTTCTTTGCCGCCCAGGAATCGACTCATGTTTGA
- a CDS encoding metallophosphoesterase → MKRGDFLGHVGWTGAGIAYALTAGGIVRAAEGAPDGPFFVQISDSHIGFHQPANPDVAATLEATIARINALPRVPDFVIHTGDVTHLSKPEQFDTAKQILGGLKAPTIVIPGEHDVLGSAQAFNTAFPPKSGTSGWFSWDAGGVHYVALVNVFDFEKMGELGSAQIAWLESDLRPLPSSRPVVVFAHVPLYALYAKWGWTTQDGTKALALLSRFDAVTVLNGHIHQVIEHQEGNIRFATANATAYPQPAPGTAAAPGPVTLAHDALLHVVGYRTVELYGGAATVNNVTLG, encoded by the coding sequence ATGAAGCGCGGCGATTTTCTCGGCCACGTCGGCTGGACCGGTGCCGGCATCGCCTACGCATTAACCGCCGGCGGCATCGTGCGCGCCGCTGAGGGCGCGCCCGACGGTCCGTTTTTCGTGCAGATCAGCGACAGCCACATCGGATTTCATCAACCGGCGAATCCCGACGTTGCGGCCACCTTGGAAGCAACCATCGCGCGCATCAACGCATTGCCGCGCGTGCCGGATTTTGTGATCCATACCGGCGACGTGACGCACTTGTCGAAGCCCGAGCAGTTCGACACGGCCAAGCAGATCCTCGGGGGACTCAAAGCGCCCACGATCGTTATTCCCGGCGAACACGACGTACTTGGGAGCGCCCAAGCGTTCAATACCGCGTTTCCACCGAAATCGGGAACGAGCGGATGGTTTTCGTGGGACGCAGGCGGCGTACACTACGTCGCGCTCGTCAACGTGTTCGATTTCGAAAAGATGGGCGAGCTCGGGAGCGCGCAGATTGCGTGGCTGGAAAGCGACTTGCGGCCGTTGCCGTCGTCGCGCCCGGTCGTCGTCTTCGCTCACGTTCCGCTCTATGCGCTCTATGCGAAATGGGGTTGGACGACGCAAGACGGGACCAAAGCGCTCGCGCTCCTGTCGCGCTTCGACGCCGTGACCGTGCTCAACGGACACATCCACCAAGTCATCGAACACCAGGAAGGGAACATTCGCTTCGCGACCGCCAACGCGACGGCGTATCCGCAGCCGGCGCCGGGAACGGCCGCCGCACCGGGTCCGGTTACCCTCGCGCACGACGCGCTGCTGCACGTCGTCGGCTACCGAACCGTGGAGCTTTACGGAGGGGCTGCTACCGTCAATAATGTCACCCTCGGCTGA
- a CDS encoding cupredoxin family copper-binding protein translates to MSTTVLALVLALASGEASTADATATVHIKNFAFAPAKLTVPAGAVVRFVNDDGEAHTVTAENKSFDSTGIDGGDAWAYRFAKPGTFAYFCALHPYMKGAIVVVPAGTKK, encoded by the coding sequence ATGAGTACAACGGTTCTAGCCTTGGTTCTCGCGCTCGCGTCGGGGGAAGCTTCTACCGCCGACGCGACCGCGACGGTCCACATCAAAAATTTTGCCTTCGCCCCCGCTAAGCTCACCGTGCCGGCCGGTGCCGTGGTGCGCTTCGTCAACGACGACGGCGAAGCGCACACCGTCACCGCCGAGAATAAGTCGTTCGATTCAACGGGCATCGACGGCGGAGACGCTTGGGCCTATCGCTTCGCTAAGCCCGGAACGTTCGCATATTTCTGCGCGCTGCACCCGTACATGAAGGGCGCGATCGTGGTCGTTCCCGCGGGGACCAAGAAATGA
- a CDS encoding peroxiredoxin encodes MLRRSSSLAVFILALCTAPVLASLAVGAKAPAFTLQASQGGNVFTFNLAAALAKGPVVLYFYPAAFTKGCTIEAHEFADAIDQYKSLGATVIGVSHDPIDKLQKFSVSDCRSKFAVAADTDQAVMKEYDSVLDKAPQYADRTSYVIAPDGSIIYTYTNLDPTLHVENTLAALKQWEASHPKQP; translated from the coding sequence ATGCTACGTCGCTCGTCTTCTCTAGCCGTTTTTATCCTCGCGCTCTGCACCGCGCCCGTATTAGCCTCGCTTGCCGTCGGTGCAAAGGCGCCCGCGTTTACGCTGCAGGCGAGCCAAGGCGGCAACGTCTTTACGTTCAACCTTGCCGCCGCGCTGGCAAAAGGACCCGTCGTTCTCTACTTTTATCCGGCAGCGTTCACTAAAGGCTGCACGATCGAAGCTCACGAGTTCGCCGATGCGATCGATCAGTATAAATCGCTGGGCGCAACCGTCATCGGCGTCTCGCACGATCCCATCGACAAACTTCAGAAGTTCTCCGTGAGCGATTGCCGCAGCAAGTTCGCCGTCGCGGCCGATACGGATCAAGCCGTCATGAAAGAGTACGACTCCGTGCTCGACAAGGCGCCGCAATACGCCGATCGCACGTCGTACGTGATCGCGCCCGACGGCAGCATCATCTATACGTATACGAACTTAGACCCCACGCTTCACGTCGAGAATACCCTCGCCGCCCTCAAACAGTGGGAAGCGAGCCACCCGAAACAACCCTAG
- a CDS encoding DUF4760 domain-containing protein: protein MNLELLVSAASVIVAAAAMCVTSFLLVRQNRHLEHERNALAILEAINRLTDANAMAAFEGLEGVAQRYPTDEDILARYDDSDDDRALLLVAQYFETVATLARRRVLDASLLVDAIGYMIRVRWNTIREFVYHLRKVRGNYYIFENFEWLAMYSAWWREVDRPSTDPNYDEKQFAGTTFKV from the coding sequence GTGAACTTAGAGCTGCTCGTCTCGGCAGCTTCGGTCATCGTGGCGGCCGCTGCGATGTGCGTCACTTCGTTTTTGCTCGTTCGGCAAAACCGGCATCTGGAACACGAGCGCAATGCGCTCGCCATACTCGAGGCGATCAACCGGTTGACCGACGCCAATGCGATGGCGGCGTTCGAAGGCCTCGAAGGCGTCGCGCAGCGGTATCCGACCGACGAGGACATCCTCGCGCGCTACGACGACTCCGACGACGATCGCGCGCTGCTGCTCGTCGCGCAATATTTCGAAACGGTCGCGACGCTCGCTCGGCGCCGGGTGCTCGACGCATCGTTGCTGGTCGACGCGATCGGCTACATGATTCGCGTTCGCTGGAACACGATTCGCGAGTTCGTCTATCACCTGCGCAAGGTGCGCGGCAACTATTACATCTTCGAAAACTTCGAGTGGCTCGCGATGTACAGCGCGTGGTGGCGTGAGGTCGACCGCCCGTCAACCGACCCGAACTACGACGAAAAGCAGTTCGCCGGCACGACGTTCAAGGTGTAG
- a CDS encoding acyl-CoA dehydrogenase family protein, with translation MNFDLTDEQKAIQSLARDFAQNEVKPRAEHMDREEAFPYELVAKMAELGFMGLPFPEEYGGAGGDTVSYALAVMEIARADASTAITMAAHVSLGATPFYLFGTEEQKQKYLVPLAQGKKLWGFGLTEPSAGSDAGNVQTKATLKDGKWIVNGTKAFITNSGTDISGGTTITVVTGSRPDGKPEISNLIVEQETPGFARSKKYKKMGWRASDTRELSFMDAAVPEENLLGPRGEGYRQFLTILDGGRISVAALSIGLAMGAYDEALAYAKERHAFGRPISKFQAISFKLVDMLTEIEHAKLMMLRAAWEKDQGRDYVQAASFAKLFAGELSHRVVNEALQIHGGYGFMDEYPISRMYRDQKINEIGEGTNEVQRVVLARLMGL, from the coding sequence ATGAATTTCGACCTGACCGACGAGCAAAAAGCGATCCAAAGCCTCGCGCGCGATTTCGCGCAGAACGAGGTCAAACCGCGTGCCGAGCACATGGACCGCGAAGAGGCCTTTCCGTACGAGTTGGTCGCGAAGATGGCCGAGCTCGGCTTCATGGGCCTGCCGTTCCCCGAAGAGTACGGCGGTGCGGGAGGCGATACCGTCAGTTACGCGCTGGCCGTCATGGAGATCGCTCGCGCCGACGCGTCCACGGCAATCACGATGGCGGCGCACGTCTCGCTTGGCGCTACACCGTTCTACCTGTTCGGTACGGAAGAACAAAAGCAGAAGTACCTCGTGCCGCTGGCGCAGGGAAAGAAGCTGTGGGGTTTCGGCCTGACCGAGCCCAGCGCGGGCAGCGACGCCGGCAACGTGCAGACGAAGGCGACGCTCAAGGACGGCAAGTGGATCGTCAACGGGACGAAGGCGTTCATCACCAACTCCGGCACCGACATCAGCGGCGGTACCACGATCACGGTCGTGACCGGAAGCCGGCCCGACGGCAAGCCGGAGATCTCGAACCTCATCGTGGAGCAAGAGACGCCCGGCTTCGCCCGCAGCAAGAAGTATAAGAAGATGGGCTGGCGCGCTTCCGACACGCGCGAGCTTTCATTTATGGATGCGGCGGTCCCCGAGGAGAACTTGCTCGGGCCCCGGGGCGAGGGCTACCGGCAGTTCCTCACGATCCTCGACGGCGGCCGCATCTCGGTGGCCGCGCTCTCGATCGGCCTGGCGATGGGCGCCTACGACGAGGCACTGGCGTACGCCAAGGAGCGCCACGCGTTCGGCCGCCCGATCAGCAAGTTTCAGGCGATCTCGTTCAAGCTGGTCGACATGCTGACGGAGATCGAGCACGCCAAGCTGATGATGCTGCGCGCCGCCTGGGAGAAGGACCAAGGCCGCGACTACGTGCAGGCGGCGAGCTTTGCGAAGCTGTTCGCGGGCGAGCTGTCGCACCGCGTCGTCAACGAAGCGCTGCAGATTCACGGCGGCTACGGGTTCATGGACGAGTATCCGATCTCGCGCATGTACCGCGATCAGAAGATCAACGAGATCGGCGAAGGTACCAACGAAGTACAGCGGGTCGTGCTGGCTCGCTTGATGGGTTTGTAA
- the ftsE gene encoding cell division ATP-binding protein FtsE gives MISLRNVSLVYPNGVHALDNVTLEIAKGDFVFLVGHSGTGKSSLMKLLYREARPSSGEIIVDGIRVDRLKNSRVPALRRHLGVVFQDFKLLSDKTVWENVAFAMQVTGAHTRDVMRQVPRVLDLVGLSHKSRMYPNELSGGEQQRTAIARALVNNPKILLCDEPSGNLDPSNTTEIMELLLRINLKGTTVVVATHNQAVVDRMRRRVVRLEDGRIVTDEERGYYYLGLGQGQVLSG, from the coding sequence ATGATTTCCTTGCGCAACGTCTCTCTGGTCTACCCCAACGGCGTACACGCCCTCGACAACGTCACTCTCGAAATCGCCAAAGGCGATTTCGTCTTTCTCGTAGGTCATTCCGGAACCGGCAAGTCCAGCTTGATGAAGCTTCTCTACCGTGAGGCGCGTCCGAGCTCGGGCGAGATCATCGTCGACGGAATCCGCGTCGACCGGCTCAAGAACTCGCGAGTTCCCGCGCTGCGCCGTCACTTGGGCGTCGTCTTCCAAGACTTCAAGCTTCTCTCCGACAAGACGGTGTGGGAGAACGTGGCGTTCGCCATGCAAGTCACCGGCGCGCACACACGCGACGTGATGCGCCAGGTGCCGCGCGTGCTCGATCTCGTCGGCCTCTCGCACAAGTCGCGGATGTATCCCAACGAACTCTCCGGCGGCGAGCAGCAGCGCACCGCGATCGCACGCGCACTCGTGAACAATCCAAAGATTCTCCTCTGCGACGAGCCGAGCGGCAATCTCGATCCGTCGAACACCACCGAAATCATGGAGCTGCTGCTCCGGATCAATCTCAAAGGCACGACCGTCGTGGTCGCCACGCACAATCAAGCCGTCGTCGACCGCATGCGCCGCCGCGTCGTCCGCCTGGAAGACGGGCGCATCGTGACCGACGAAGAACGGGGCTATTACTATCTTGGACTGGGGCAAGGTCAAGTTCTTTCTGGGTGA
- the ftsX gene encoding permease-like cell division protein FtsX, giving the protein MDWGKVKFFLGEVLRNFTRNASMQATAIGTVAITIVILGVFLFVRGELAGVGAKLLDQIEISAYFSTNATPAQIASVRHLVAADPRVESVEFVPKKDGLAELRDRTKGAIDTSTLTENPLPDKLRVRVRVPDQVPAVATSIGRLTAIDNVVYGQTIVQRLLQLGDVMRRVGIAVIVIFLFVAGIIISNTIRLTVYARRREIAIMQLVGATNTYIRMPFICEGLLDGMIGAIVAVAVLSLARAALWPKMLEALPWIGFSSTPIDLGAIVAELFLVGAAIGIVASWISVGRHLRT; this is encoded by the coding sequence TTGGACTGGGGCAAGGTCAAGTTCTTTCTGGGTGAAGTGTTGCGCAACTTCACGCGCAACGCGAGCATGCAAGCCACCGCAATCGGAACCGTCGCGATCACGATCGTGATCCTTGGCGTGTTCCTCTTCGTGCGCGGCGAGCTTGCGGGAGTGGGCGCGAAGCTGCTCGATCAAATCGAGATCTCGGCGTACTTTTCGACGAACGCAACGCCGGCGCAGATAGCGTCGGTTCGTCACCTCGTCGCAGCCGATCCGCGGGTCGAGTCGGTCGAGTTCGTTCCGAAGAAAGACGGACTCGCCGAGCTGCGAGACCGGACCAAAGGCGCCATCGACACCAGCACCCTCACCGAGAATCCGTTGCCCGACAAGCTTCGCGTTCGCGTGCGCGTTCCCGATCAGGTGCCCGCGGTAGCGACAAGCATCGGCCGGCTTACCGCGATCGACAACGTCGTCTACGGTCAAACGATCGTCCAACGGCTGCTCCAGCTGGGCGACGTGATGCGGCGCGTCGGCATTGCGGTGATCGTTATCTTCCTCTTCGTCGCCGGCATCATCATCTCGAACACCATCCGCCTGACGGTGTACGCCCGCCGCCGCGAAATCGCGATCATGCAGCTCGTCGGCGCGACGAACACCTACATTCGCATGCCGTTCATCTGCGAAGGGTTGCTCGACGGGATGATCGGCGCGATCGTCGCCGTCGCCGTCCTGTCGCTCGCGCGCGCCGCGCTCTGGCCGAAGATGCTCGAGGCGCTGCCGTGGATCGGCTTTAGCTCGACGCCGATCGATCTTGGAGCGATCGTGGCCGAGCTCTTCCTCGTCGGTGCCGCCATTGGGATCGTCGCGTCGTGGATTTCGGTCGGACGCCACCTGCGAACGTAG
- a CDS encoding HAMP domain-containing sensor histidine kinase: MDFGRTPPANVAERRPNAVPLDALLALSNDGFLFVRSDAHVALWSEGASSLCGVPERAALNADVRRLFVYGEKIISVPFDATVHEVRIGVENKAGVRWLRLAAIGVDVDAHTHGWLCSFGPERRYQEIEQLKSEIVAAVSHELKTPIATIKAYATTLRENPRAVEGQRDDFLRVIDEQTDRLTRVVDELLLASRVDAEQLLKRRITIPLEEVVDAALMALAFDDATHPIELETRGAALSGDPEKLRDVLLHLIDNAAKFSTAGSTIRIEGETTVDETIVRVIDRGIGISDEHLPYIFERFYRAEPELTAQTSGSGLGLSIVSALVRAHGGAIAVSSEPGRGSTFTLHFPVRSTP; the protein is encoded by the coding sequence GTGGATTTCGGTCGGACGCCACCTGCGAACGTAGCGGAGCGGCGGCCGAACGCCGTACCGCTCGACGCTCTCCTCGCGCTCTCCAACGACGGGTTTCTCTTCGTGCGCTCCGACGCGCACGTGGCCTTGTGGAGCGAAGGAGCGTCGTCATTGTGCGGCGTTCCCGAGCGCGCGGCCTTGAATGCCGACGTTCGCCGCTTGTTCGTTTACGGCGAGAAAATTATCTCGGTTCCGTTCGACGCAACGGTGCACGAAGTACGCATCGGGGTCGAGAACAAGGCCGGCGTTCGATGGCTGCGTCTAGCCGCCATCGGCGTCGACGTCGACGCGCACACGCACGGCTGGCTCTGTTCGTTCGGACCCGAGCGCCGCTACCAGGAAATCGAACAGCTCAAGAGCGAGATCGTTGCCGCCGTATCGCACGAGCTCAAGACGCCGATCGCAACGATCAAAGCGTACGCGACGACCTTGCGCGAAAACCCGCGCGCCGTCGAAGGGCAGCGCGACGATTTTCTGCGCGTCATCGACGAGCAAACCGACCGCCTCACGCGCGTCGTCGACGAACTGCTGCTCGCCTCGCGCGTCGACGCCGAGCAGCTTCTCAAACGGCGGATTACCATTCCGCTCGAGGAGGTCGTCGACGCCGCTCTGATGGCGCTGGCCTTCGACGACGCGACGCACCCGATCGAGCTGGAAACGCGCGGCGCGGCCCTTTCGGGCGACCCCGAAAAGCTGCGCGACGTGCTGCTCCATCTCATCGATAACGCGGCGAAGTTTTCGACCGCCGGTTCGACCATCAGGATCGAAGGCGAAACCACCGTCGACGAAACGATCGTTCGCGTGATCGATCGCGGCATCGGCATTTCCGACGAACACCTGCCGTACATCTTCGAACGGTTCTATCGCGCGGAGCCGGAGCTGACGGCGCAGACCAGCGGAAGCGGTCTGGGATTGTCGATCGTCTCCGCGCTCGTTCGCGCTCACGGCGGCGCGATCGCGGTCAGCAGCGAACCCGGCCGGGGTTCGACGTTCACGTTGCACTTTCCAGTACGGAGCACGCCGTGA
- a CDS encoding response regulator, with the protein MKSVPYELGHHVLVVDDDRNLRKIISTNLELAGYKVATASDGREALTKIEQEVPDLLLLDLMMPHMDGYEVARRVRSHPNPTIANVPIIILTAKGETEDKLRGFEAGADDYITKPFGPRELLARVRAKIRRVEVDSSLSPLTRLPGNLAIEGELRRRIDDREAFAVLYLDLDNFKAFNDVYGFTHGDEAIQLVARTSVETVRRRGTPNDFVGHIGGDDFIVATIPERAEEIAQGVVEEFDRTIRALYSPKDLRQGYIETRDRRGVLNRYPIMSLSIAMVINDGQQVTNYAQIGEKAAELKRYAKSVVGSVYIKDKRRQ; encoded by the coding sequence GTGAAAAGCGTTCCGTACGAGCTGGGGCATCACGTGCTCGTCGTCGACGACGACCGCAATTTGCGCAAGATCATCTCGACCAACTTGGAGTTGGCCGGATACAAGGTCGCGACCGCGTCGGACGGGCGTGAGGCGCTCACCAAAATCGAGCAAGAGGTTCCCGATCTGCTCCTGCTCGACCTGATGATGCCGCACATGGACGGATACGAAGTTGCCCGCCGCGTACGCTCGCATCCCAATCCCACCATCGCCAACGTACCGATCATCATTCTCACCGCCAAGGGCGAAACCGAGGACAAGCTTCGCGGCTTTGAAGCCGGGGCCGACGATTACATAACCAAACCATTTGGACCGCGCGAGCTGCTCGCACGCGTTCGCGCAAAGATCCGGCGCGTCGAAGTCGACTCGTCGCTTTCGCCGCTCACGCGGCTGCCCGGAAATCTCGCCATCGAAGGCGAGCTGCGCAGGCGCATCGACGATCGCGAGGCGTTCGCCGTGCTCTATCTCGATCTGGACAACTTCAAAGCTTTCAACGACGTCTACGGCTTCACGCACGGGGACGAAGCGATTCAGCTCGTCGCCCGCACGTCGGTCGAGACCGTGCGGCGCCGCGGTACTCCCAACGACTTCGTCGGTCACATCGGCGGCGACGACTTCATCGTCGCAACGATTCCCGAGCGCGCCGAGGAGATCGCGCAAGGCGTCGTCGAGGAGTTCGACCGTACGATTCGTGCGCTCTATTCGCCCAAAGACTTGCGTCAAGGGTACATCGAGACGCGCGATCGGCGCGGCGTGCTCAATCGCTATCCGATCATGTCGCTTTCCATCGCCATGGTGATCAACGACGGACAGCAAGTGACCAACTACGCGCAAATCGGAGAGAAGGCTGCAGAACTCAAGCGTTATGCGAAGTCGGTCGTCGGCTCCGTCTACATAAAGGACAAGAGGCGTCAGTGA
- a CDS encoding peptidoglycan DD-metalloendopeptidase family protein, with protein sequence MNVIARAKYALALLSFVSLVLPHAAPAQSIDAKIRAEKEKQATIQARLHQKRAELHGVTLRYNDLQRQLGETNTAIAQVNGRIGSLEDQTNSTQRRIDWNSVQLDAAKKSLALHDDLLHRRLVNIYENGDLSYLNVLTSVRSFSEFVERWEDLRLLIAANERAVRARKAAEQKVAAVEADLERTRLELASQQQEQQEARSQLGSLASERQNLVQLAAEQRSHVAAQVAEMEDLSAAEEAQLEALIREREAQLAAQRKAAGIAGGATEGGTGSFSWPVTGTITSPFGWRSNPFGGSPEFHQGLDIAAPSGTTVTAAAGGTVIMAQWYGGYGNYILIDHGGGYSTGYGHLSAIYISQGQTVQRGQAIGAVGSTGQSTGPHLHFEVRINGKPVDPAPRLH encoded by the coding sequence GTGAACGTAATCGCTCGCGCGAAATACGCGCTCGCACTCCTTTCGTTTGTCTCCCTCGTTCTTCCGCACGCGGCGCCGGCACAGTCCATCGACGCTAAGATTCGGGCGGAGAAAGAGAAGCAGGCGACGATACAGGCGCGCTTGCATCAAAAGCGGGCGGAGCTGCACGGGGTGACGCTGCGGTATAACGATTTGCAGCGGCAGTTGGGTGAGACCAACACGGCGATCGCCCAAGTCAACGGACGCATCGGCTCGCTGGAAGATCAAACGAATTCGACGCAGCGCCGCATCGATTGGAACTCGGTCCAGCTCGATGCCGCCAAAAAATCGCTCGCACTGCACGACGACTTGTTGCACCGGCGTCTGGTCAACATTTACGAAAACGGCGATCTGAGCTATCTAAACGTGTTGACGTCGGTGCGATCGTTCAGCGAGTTCGTCGAACGTTGGGAAGATTTGCGGCTGCTCATCGCCGCCAACGAGCGCGCCGTTCGCGCGCGCAAGGCCGCCGAACAAAAAGTGGCGGCGGTCGAGGCGGATTTGGAGCGCACGCGCTTGGAGCTGGCTTCGCAACAGCAGGAGCAGCAGGAGGCGCGCAGCCAGCTCGGCAGCTTGGCGTCCGAGCGGCAGAACTTAGTGCAGTTGGCGGCCGAGCAGCGAAGCCACGTCGCTGCCCAAGTCGCCGAGATGGAAGATCTCTCCGCCGCCGAGGAGGCGCAGCTCGAAGCGCTGATTCGCGAGCGAGAGGCCCAACTTGCGGCGCAGCGCAAGGCGGCCGGCATCGCGGGCGGGGCGACCGAGGGCGGCACCGGATCGTTCTCGTGGCCGGTGACCGGCACGATCACCTCGCCTTTCGGCTGGCGCTCCAACCCGTTCGGCGGCTCGCCCGAGTTCCACCAGGGCCTCGATATCGCGGCGCCGAGCGGAACGACCGTCACGGCGGCTGCCGGTGGAACCGTTATCATGGCACAGTGGTACGGCGGCTACGGCAACTACATTCTGATCGACCATGGGGGCGGTTACTCGACCGGGTACGGCCACCTCTCGGCGATCTACATTTCGCAGGGACAGACGGTGCAGCGCGGCCAAGCCATCGGAGCCGTGGGCTCAACCGGTCAATCGACCGGCCCGCATCTGCACTTCGAGGTGCGGATCAACGGGAAGCCTGTTGACCCGGCCCCCCGGCTTCATTAA
- a CDS encoding S41 family peptidase has translation MTVGIRALIAALIVIGVAAASALFVGYRTGMLAAQSGIDVATTGDINELFGDASVSGTRLVDLALRKLESSYYKPIDPQTPVSGEAQALRGYLHQKKVDDASLPKLAGSTNTQNDDQHVADLLAYAQQHYADKLGPHGNADLTDAALRGIMSSVKDPYTVYLSPREIQGLNESLSGGNFGGIGVYIYQLKDGRIVVQPIEQMPAARAGMKPGEVVDSVDNKSVRGLPLDRVEEMIRGEAGTTVHLSTHPYTGKGSERGYDIVRQIIHVPTVRAKIEDGFDYVRLSDFGTTSGEEVRKALLDGQSKGAKGYILDLRDNGGGLLDAAVQISSLFVPQGTIVSTIRRDGQSTSEEALGDAIPGLQPLVILVNKYTASASEITSGALQDYHIATLIGTKTFGKGVVQSIYPLPDRGALKITTARYVTPLGRDIQHRGIVPDIVVAQDPDPSLIDTPADKQLAAAKARLHTLSPLMH, from the coding sequence ATGACCGTAGGAATCCGCGCCTTAATTGCGGCGCTCATCGTTATCGGCGTCGCCGCGGCGAGCGCCCTTTTCGTCGGCTACCGCACCGGCATGCTCGCGGCCCAATCGGGCATCGACGTGGCAACCACGGGCGATATCAACGAGCTCTTCGGCGACGCGTCCGTCAGCGGAACGCGTCTCGTCGATCTCGCGCTGCGCAAGCTCGAGAGTTCCTACTACAAACCGATCGATCCGCAGACGCCCGTCTCGGGCGAAGCGCAAGCGCTGCGCGGCTACCTGCACCAGAAGAAAGTCGACGACGCGAGCCTTCCGAAGCTGGCCGGCTCGACCAACACGCAGAACGACGACCAGCACGTGGCCGATCTGCTCGCGTACGCGCAGCAGCATTACGCCGATAAGCTCGGTCCCCACGGAAACGCCGATCTCACGGACGCCGCGCTGCGCGGAATCATGAGCTCGGTCAAAGATCCGTACACGGTCTACCTTTCGCCGCGTGAAATTCAGGGTCTCAATGAGTCGCTCTCCGGGGGCAACTTCGGCGGCATCGGCGTGTACATTTATCAGCTCAAAGACGGCCGCATCGTGGTTCAGCCGATCGAGCAGATGCCCGCGGCGCGCGCCGGCATGAAGCCCGGCGAAGTCGTCGACAGCGTCGACAACAAGAGCGTGCGCGGACTGCCGCTCGACCGCGTCGAGGAAATGATTCGCGGCGAAGCCGGCACGACCGTTCACTTGAGCACGCACCCGTACACCGGCAAAGGCTCCGAGCGCGGGTACGACATCGTGCGCCAGATCATTCACGTTCCGACGGTTCGCGCCAAGATTGAAGACGGCTTCGATTACGTTCGCCTTTCCGATTTCGGAACGACGTCGGGCGAAGAAGTTCGCAAGGCGCTGCTCGACGGTCAATCCAAGGGCGCGAAGGGATACATTCTGGATCTGCGCGACAACGGCGGCGGACTACTGGATGCCGCAGTGCAGATTTCCAGTCTCTTCGTTCCGCAAGGAACGATCGTTTCGACGATTCGCCGCGACGGGCAGAGCACCAGCGAGGAGGCGCTCGGCGACGCCATTCCGGGCCTTCAGCCGCTCGTCATTCTGGTCAATAAATACACCGCCAGCGCGTCGGAGATTACGTCGGGCGCTCTACAGGATTACCATATAGCGACGCTGATCGGAACCAAGACGTTCGGTAAGGGCGTCGTCCAAAGCATTTATCCCCTGCCCGATCGCGGAGCGCTCAAGATCACGACTGCCCGGTACGTAACGCCGTTGGGCCGCGACATTCAGCACCGCGGAATCGTTCCCGATATCGTGGTCGCTCAGGATCCCGATCCGTCGCTCATCGACACCCCGGCCGATAAACAGCTCGCCGCTGCCAAGGCTCGCCTCCATACACTCTCGCCACTCATGCACTAG